A stretch of Bordetella genomosp. 13 DNA encodes these proteins:
- a CDS encoding alpha/beta fold hydrolase, whose amino-acid sequence MSDAHNSARRSLLAGSAVLAAGALAGCAHASPQRKPTTQRSSTMTSNTITTQDGTQIYFKDWGEGPVVTFSHGWPLNADAWDGQMHFLASHGFRVIAHDRRGHGRSSQPSSGNDMNGYADDLAQLIEALDLKQITMVGHSTGGGEVARYIGRHGNTRVARAVLIGAVPPVMLKSTANPEGLPIEVFDGIRAGVAGDRSQFYKDLAVPFYGANRPGAKVSQGLLDQFWLWSMQSGQKNAYECIKAFSETDFTEDLKKITVPTLFMHGEDDQIVPVHDSARKAARLVKNAREIYYPGASHGLTATLQDRINNDLLAFIRASA is encoded by the coding sequence ATGAGCGACGCTCACAACTCCGCACGGCGCAGTCTTCTCGCCGGTAGTGCAGTCCTCGCAGCCGGCGCCCTTGCCGGCTGCGCCCACGCATCCCCGCAGCGCAAACCCACCACGCAACGGAGCTCCACCATGACGAGCAATACCATCACGACGCAAGACGGCACGCAGATCTACTTCAAGGACTGGGGTGAAGGCCCCGTCGTCACGTTCTCGCACGGCTGGCCGCTGAACGCGGACGCCTGGGACGGGCAGATGCATTTCCTAGCCAGCCACGGCTTCCGTGTGATCGCCCACGATCGCCGTGGCCATGGCCGCTCGTCGCAGCCCTCGTCAGGCAACGACATGAACGGCTACGCCGACGACCTCGCGCAGCTGATCGAGGCCCTCGACCTGAAGCAGATCACGATGGTGGGTCACTCCACCGGCGGCGGCGAAGTGGCGCGCTATATCGGCCGCCATGGCAATACGCGCGTCGCGCGCGCCGTGCTCATCGGCGCCGTGCCGCCCGTCATGCTGAAGTCGACCGCCAACCCCGAGGGTCTGCCGATCGAAGTGTTCGACGGCATCCGCGCCGGCGTGGCCGGTGACCGCTCGCAGTTCTACAAAGACCTGGCCGTGCCGTTCTATGGCGCGAACCGCCCCGGCGCCAAGGTGTCGCAAGGCCTGCTGGATCAGTTCTGGCTGTGGAGCATGCAGAGCGGCCAGAAGAATGCCTACGAATGCATCAAGGCCTTTTCCGAGACGGACTTCACCGAAGACCTGAAAAAGATCACCGTGCCCACGCTATTCATGCATGGCGAAGACGACCAGATCGTGCCCGTGCACGACTCGGCCAGGAAGGCGGCGAGGCTCGTGAAGAACGCCCGCGAGATCTATTACCCCGGCGCGTCCCACGGTCTCACGGCGACCCTGCAGGACCGCATCAACAACGACCTGCTGGCCTTCATCCGCGCTTCGGCCTGA
- a CDS encoding bestrophin family protein: MHMGKSYRLCEFVVWSRRNIYGLLILGLLPVLLYEVAGIRWLTLPLSVVTLLGTATTFVVGFKNAHTYARTLEAQKIWMSIVGVSRYWGVISHAYLGDVAQTDALIKRHLAWLTALRYQLREPRPWETVNKRANAEYRRRYVIPEQCEPLAVALRRYLPSQAVDALLPADGKAAQLLAAQGIAVRQLLDAGLITTAEYAEFNNRIRELLDLQAQAERIKNFPYPRQYAIINTLFVRSFCVVLPFGLASQFDLISQQFTGSMHGHMVWLTVPFSVIISWIYTSLEQVGEGTENPFEGSANDVPISRLSTLIERDLRQMQGHADLPALSSGAIVL; this comes from the coding sequence ATGCATATGGGAAAGTCTTATCGGCTGTGCGAGTTCGTCGTCTGGAGCCGCAGGAATATCTACGGCCTCTTGATCCTCGGCCTGCTGCCCGTGCTGCTCTACGAAGTGGCCGGCATCCGATGGCTGACCTTGCCGCTGTCGGTGGTTACGCTATTGGGCACTGCCACGACGTTCGTGGTCGGATTCAAGAATGCGCACACGTACGCGCGCACGCTCGAGGCCCAGAAGATCTGGATGAGCATCGTCGGCGTCAGCCGCTACTGGGGTGTGATCAGCCATGCCTATCTCGGTGATGTTGCGCAGACCGACGCGTTGATCAAGCGTCACCTGGCCTGGCTGACGGCGCTGCGCTACCAGCTGCGCGAACCGCGGCCCTGGGAGACCGTGAACAAGCGCGCCAATGCGGAGTATCGGCGGCGTTATGTGATTCCAGAGCAGTGCGAGCCGCTTGCAGTGGCGTTGCGCCGTTATCTGCCGTCACAGGCAGTGGATGCTCTGCTGCCCGCCGATGGCAAGGCTGCGCAACTGCTGGCGGCACAAGGTATTGCGGTCAGGCAACTGTTGGATGCGGGCCTGATCACGACGGCCGAGTACGCCGAGTTCAACAACCGGATTCGCGAGCTGCTCGATCTGCAGGCGCAGGCGGAACGCATCAAGAACTTTCCGTACCCGCGCCAGTACGCCATCATCAATACGCTGTTCGTGCGCTCGTTCTGTGTCGTGCTGCCCTTCGGCCTGGCCTCCCAATTCGACCTGATCAGCCAGCAATTCACAGGGTCCATGCACGGCCATATGGTCTGGCTGACGGTGCCCTTCAGCGTGATCATCTCGTGGATCTACACGTCGCTCGAGCAGGTCGGGGAGGGAACGGAAAACCCGTTCGAAGGTAGCGCCAACGATGTTCCCATCAGCCGGCTGAGTACGCTGATCGAGCGCGATCTCCGGCAGATGCAGGGACACGCGGACCTGCCGGCGCTATCCTCTGGCGCCATCGTGCTGTAG
- a CDS encoding Bug family tripartite tricarboxylate transporter substrate binding protein — translation MLLRGRCLAMVMLTLTGWATGSHAQTPAQAWPVKPVRLVVGLAPGGLVDVLARTVQPHLAEALKQTVIVENRGGAGGNVAGAEVVRNGDDNHTFLFNPSTTESVNPLMFASMPFDPQRDLRPVALLANSQLFLFVRSSLGVDTLEAFVDYARKRPDPLNYGSAGNGTTPHLAGELLKQATGMQATHAPYRGVAPAIQDLAAGQIDFAFGPATVFPMVQAGKLKVLAVASRQRAAVAPDIRTFSEAGIDGVFADSLFGMYAAAGTRDNVVDRMNAEINKVLARPEIQARFLDAGAEALPLRPADYAARVQDEKKLFAPLMKSLGLKEQ, via the coding sequence ATGCTGCTGCGTGGACGTTGTCTGGCCATGGTGATGCTGACGCTGACTGGCTGGGCGACGGGCAGCCATGCGCAAACGCCGGCTCAGGCCTGGCCCGTCAAGCCTGTGCGCCTGGTCGTGGGGCTGGCTCCTGGCGGGCTGGTCGACGTGCTGGCGCGCACAGTGCAGCCGCATTTGGCCGAGGCCTTGAAGCAGACCGTTATCGTGGAGAATCGGGGTGGCGCGGGCGGCAACGTGGCGGGAGCCGAGGTCGTGCGCAACGGTGACGACAACCATACCTTCTTGTTCAATCCATCGACGACGGAATCGGTCAACCCGCTGATGTTCGCCAGCATGCCGTTCGATCCGCAGCGGGACCTGCGGCCAGTCGCCTTGTTGGCCAACAGCCAGTTGTTCCTGTTCGTCCGGTCCTCGCTTGGCGTCGATACGCTCGAAGCGTTCGTCGACTATGCGCGCAAGCGCCCCGATCCTCTCAACTATGGTTCGGCCGGCAACGGCACGACGCCGCATCTGGCTGGCGAATTGCTCAAGCAGGCGACCGGCATGCAGGCCACCCATGCGCCATATCGCGGCGTGGCGCCAGCGATTCAGGACCTGGCCGCGGGCCAGATCGACTTCGCGTTTGGACCGGCCACCGTCTTTCCCATGGTGCAAGCGGGCAAACTGAAAGTGCTGGCGGTGGCGAGCCGGCAACGGGCGGCCGTGGCGCCCGACATACGAACTTTTTCCGAGGCCGGCATCGACGGCGTTTTCGCGGACAGCCTGTTTGGCATGTATGCCGCCGCGGGCACCCGCGATAATGTGGTCGATCGCATGAACGCCGAAATCAACAAGGTACTCGCGCGGCCGGAGATCCAGGCGCGCTTTCTGGACGCCGGCGCCGAGGCGCTACCGCTGCGTCCGGCCGACTATGCCGCCCGCGTGCAGGACGAAAAGAAATTGTTCGCCCCGTTGATGAAGTCGTTGGGGCTGAAGGAACAGTAG
- a CDS encoding RNA polymerase sigma-70 factor, whose protein sequence is MEDSVHLFDCHRPRLYGIAYRMLGAVAEAEDVVQDAWLRWHDADRAAVDNPEAWLVRVTTRLAIDRLRAAKAERERYVGVWLPEPMLMEAPATPEQIHEQADDVSIAFLFMLERLSPEARAAFLMRDVFDADYEDIAQTLDKSEAAVRQLVSRARQQLRRGEPREAVPRATLRRLLLAFSEAMQRSDFHGLHALLSDDAELIGDGGGKVSSFASLVGGKRLAQLFYAGKRRFREALHTEVVQVNGQWTLLRFVDGELESVQSYDTDGERLTRVLVQRNPDKLAGIAAALGRG, encoded by the coding sequence ATGGAAGACTCCGTCCATCTCTTCGACTGTCACCGTCCTCGCCTTTACGGCATCGCGTATCGCATGCTGGGCGCGGTGGCCGAGGCCGAAGACGTGGTGCAGGATGCATGGTTGCGCTGGCATGACGCCGACCGTGCGGCAGTGGACAACCCGGAAGCCTGGTTGGTGCGCGTGACTACCCGTCTGGCGATAGACCGGCTGCGCGCGGCCAAGGCCGAACGCGAGCGGTATGTGGGGGTATGGCTGCCCGAGCCCATGCTGATGGAAGCGCCTGCCACGCCAGAACAGATCCACGAGCAGGCCGACGACGTGTCGATAGCGTTCCTGTTCATGCTGGAGCGCCTGTCGCCCGAGGCCCGGGCGGCATTTCTGATGCGGGATGTATTCGACGCAGACTACGAAGACATCGCGCAGACGCTGGACAAGAGTGAGGCGGCCGTGCGGCAGCTGGTAAGCCGCGCCAGGCAGCAGTTGCGCCGCGGCGAGCCGCGCGAGGCCGTGCCCAGGGCGACGTTGCGGCGTCTGCTGCTGGCGTTTTCCGAGGCGATGCAGCGCAGCGACTTCCACGGATTGCATGCGCTGTTGAGCGACGACGCCGAGCTTATCGGCGACGGTGGGGGCAAGGTCAGCAGCTTTGCGAGCCTGGTGGGCGGCAAGCGCCTGGCGCAGCTGTTCTATGCGGGAAAGCGCCGTTTCCGCGAAGCGCTGCATACCGAAGTCGTACAGGTGAATGGCCAATGGACCTTGCTGCGCTTCGTCGATGGCGAGCTCGAGTCGGTGCAGTCGTATGACACCGACGGCGAGCGCCTGACGCGGGTGCTCGTGCAGCGCAATCCCGACAAGCTGGCCGGCATCGCGGCGGCGCTGGGACGGGGCTGA
- a CDS encoding MBL fold metallo-hydrolase encodes MLIATQAQPAPVLSSDDLVPSRYALMVGEIEAIVVSDGVLPLPTSTMATNAEPADLAQWLDHMFMPPDAFDWPLNVMVVRSGDQTILIDAGLGGQFSGFPRAGQFPKRLESAGIALDSVTDVIITHMHMDHVGGLLVEGVKQGLRPDVRIHVSATEVAFWTSPDFTHTVMPKPVPTVLRSTATSFYNEYRERLCLFEDRHEVAPGVTVRLTGGHTPGHAVVDVVSNGERLTFAGDAVFPVAFDHPEWHNGFEHDPEESARVRFDLFNELVQNRGLLVAAHLPFPSVGRVAVEGNAYRWVPVIWDY; translated from the coding sequence ATGCTTATCGCAACCCAAGCCCAACCTGCTCCCGTCCTGTCTTCGGACGACCTCGTCCCTTCGCGCTACGCGCTCATGGTCGGCGAGATCGAGGCCATCGTCGTCAGTGACGGCGTGTTGCCCCTGCCGACCTCGACCATGGCAACCAACGCAGAGCCCGCGGACCTGGCGCAATGGCTCGACCATATGTTCATGCCGCCGGATGCGTTCGACTGGCCGCTGAACGTCATGGTCGTTCGCAGCGGCGACCAGACGATCCTGATCGACGCCGGCCTGGGCGGCCAGTTCTCGGGATTCCCTCGCGCAGGGCAGTTTCCGAAACGTCTCGAGTCGGCCGGCATCGCGCTCGACTCGGTGACCGACGTGATCATCACGCACATGCACATGGACCATGTGGGCGGTCTGCTGGTCGAAGGTGTGAAGCAAGGCCTGCGTCCCGATGTGCGCATCCACGTGAGCGCCACCGAAGTCGCGTTCTGGACCTCGCCCGACTTCACCCACACCGTCATGCCCAAGCCGGTACCCACCGTGCTTCGGTCCACCGCGACGAGCTTCTACAACGAGTATCGCGAGCGGCTCTGCCTATTCGAAGACCGGCACGAGGTCGCGCCCGGCGTAACCGTGCGCCTCACGGGCGGCCATACGCCCGGCCACGCCGTGGTCGATGTCGTGTCGAACGGCGAGCGCCTGACTTTTGCGGGCGATGCGGTATTCCCGGTCGCCTTCGACCATCCCGAGTGGCACAACGGCTTCGAGCACGACCCCGAAGAATCGGCCCGCGTGCGGTTCGACCTGTTCAACGAGCTTGTACAGAACCGCGGCCTGCTCGTCGCCGCCCACCTGCCCTTCCCCTCCGTCGGCCGCGTGGCCGTCGAGGGCAACGCGTACCGCTGGGTGCCTGTGATCTGGGACTACTGA